In Calliopsis andreniformis isolate RMS-2024a chromosome 9, iyCalAndr_principal, whole genome shotgun sequence, the genomic window TCCGTGGGAATGTCAAAAAGACAATTTCGAGCGGTATAATTTCGCTGGTGGACGTGATATCGCGCAGCTGATAAATATCGGGTGGCTCGACCCCGAGACGATAAAAGGTACAAAATATGCCGTGTCCACGGATATATTAGGATCTCTCGGAAATAAAAAGGAAACCACGAGGAGGACGGAACGAGGGGAAAAGGTGAAAGGAGAAAGAGGAAGCGACTGTGGTTTTTCGACAGGCACCAGAGGCCCCTGGAGCGACGTGGAGTGCGCGACGTGGTTGTAGCTTCTTTAAAAGTGGCTGTAGGGCCCCTTCGAAGATAATATCGGAGACACTGCGGCCCGCTGAGAGATTTACGCGGGACCCCCCCTGGGGGCCCCGGATACGCTCATTCATACGCAAATATTACGAATTGACGCACTCCACTTCGAGAAACGGACACGCGGTATCAGTGATATCGTGTTTCTTTGCAATTTGTAGCTGCGAACGCGAACCACCACTAGACAATTTTTACTTTTTATCTAGAAACGTAGATCGCGTCTCGTTTTCTACGAAGTTTTGTTCGAAGAATCGAACAGGGTGATCTGTTTAATTTACAAATATTCCAATTGATTGACTTTACAGTTAATTTTTACTTGATATTGTTTATGTGACTAATGATGAACCGACAATTGAGTGATAAATTGTTGTAAAATACCATACAATATTGCATCTTGCTGGACCACCcgtataggcatttctacgcatAAAGAACCTTTTCGATGGCAAACGAAAGGGAACCGCATACGAATGTTCTTTGCCCAATATTTCATTCGTCTCAAAGCGACGGTGTCAAGCAAAATGTGTTGCAACAACTCCGAGGTGTAGAAACAGTTCGAGGAGGGACCGTGTGGTTGTCTCGACTACCGATGAGCCGGTGCTCTTTCGTGAATTCGAAAGCAAACTCGCCGGAAATGCCGTAGGTGACCCCAAGTTTAGTACGAAGTCGTAGATCGgcgtttattttctgttttcaaATGTATTTTTAGTTTCCCGCCTTTGGTTAAATTAAGTAGCTGTTAAAATAAGAACTCTTAGCATTTATCGCGGAAAATATTCGCGAGAAAAGTGCACCCCTTTCAAAATGGCGACGGGGCTTGGCCGTGCATACCTCCCAGAATATACCACGACAGAAATACGTTGCACCCCTCCTCGGCCCACTATCGTTTACGTCCTTAAACGATTCAACTGGAAAGTTCTatttaaaactaataattgattttttatatttcttcatTTATTCGCGAAAAATATaagtagtaaaaaatatataaaaatatataaaaattgacTTCTTTTAAATTGGGCATGATGTCTGAGTCAAACTAAACTGAAAAATTAACAGGACCCACCACAACGTTTGTGGATAAGGGGTCATAACTTGCGGTCGTGACAGGAGTACGAAACAGGACCTGTGCGTCCTCGCGGTCGACGCTGATTGAATGGAAAATGAATCCCTAAATGGCTAGCCAGTCGATATCCGTGCGGTCTATTGTAATTCAGTGACGAACAACAGGAAACCGTGGCAACCGAGGTGTGCTCGTATCCTTGATTCTCAATAACTTCTAACGTGTTACACCTAGCATTcgaaattgtggatgttctcatCGTAGGACGCAGCTGCGAGACATTTTCCCGCGTTGCTGCGTTTTCCACGGATCATCGCTCTTCTTTTCGCGTCACGCGACTATTTCTTTCATAGATCGACGTTTGAACAAaatgaaatggaaaaaaaattatGTCTCTGCGCTTTCAGATCTCTTTGGTTTCACTGGGAGCCGAAGCAGAAGCAAGGGAGAACGCGACACGACGCCTGCTAGAGTTCTGTTCCCCCGAGCTGGTAAGCCGTCTTTAATCGATCTTTTAAGCCATATTTCAAGCCTGAAAGATGATAGAGATCCGCCAATGGTGTAGCTTAAAGCGGTTCAAAAAAAAAGGGACATAGGGCGGCAGAGTTGAATGGGTTCGCGTTACAAGAGTCTCTTGTGCGATACCTTATTCTTACGTTTTCACCTCATCTTTCGCTTTCTCATCTGGATACTCTTTGCCTTCAATTtgcttctgtttttttttcagATGGATTTCTGGGGCTGTGTCAATTCGACTTTAAACGGTGAGACTAAATAATcgttaaattttttttaaattgaagtctTCAATTGTTATTTTCGTACTTGTAGACGTCAAAAGGCATGGGAACTGGACAGGAAGAGGTTGCTGTCATCTGGCCCTGAACCCAATATGTCGATCTACGTGCGCCATATCCGGATCTAGAAAACATTTGAACGAGTCTTGTCGACCAAGTGACGAGCCTGAGTTCTTCTCGTGTTTGGAAAGGCGAGAAGAGGCAGAGCATTGCTGCAGTAACGTTTCCAACGACACCTGTAAATCCATATGTAGAGAATTATTCTATAAGCCTGGACGAGTCTCAACTTTGAAATTGTACAGTAGCAAGGGTTGCTTTCATCAAATTCCGAAGTGCTTGAAAAGCGTCGCCGAGGTGAAACATGCCGAAAATCCTAAACAACGTAAGCAGAAGTTAGAGAACATagccttttttattatttcaaataattctcTGCAATTCTTGTTTGACTACAGATCTACATTGCTGCAATCAGGCTACAAGTCCAGCTTGTTTGGATACTTGTAAGAAAATTCTTCATACAGCAACAACGGATCAAGAGATTATGGATGCTTTAACGGAAAAGTGTAAGCCAGTGATGTTCCAGTCACCGTTCTGGAGCTGCTTACTAAAATCAGGATCCTCGAAACCAGCACGGCTACCATTGGACGCGGGCAAGCTATCCTGTTGCACGAAGGCAAGCAAACCCTCGTGTCAGGACTTATGTTGGAGAGCATTTCAGGCTGATTGGGAGTCTGCGTGGCTTCGGTTAGACGCGGAATGCCTGTCCTCGAGTTTAGAAGGAGAACTGAGGCGGTGTCTAGAAGACGCCGATGAACCCTGCGAGATGGGTTGTTCTGGACTATCCTACTGCGCCCGATTCAATGACAGATCGACGACGCTGTTTAGGTAAAGGCTGAAAGTCATTTGGATCCGTTCCAAATCTGGTTCCACGCGTTTGTCATGCCTCTATTCTTACACTCTATTTCCTCTGCAGGACTTGCTCCGCCGCGGCCGACGAGGCAGCAAAATGGGAAGCAGATCACTGGTCCAGAGGTGGAATCGTTCGAGGTCTTGGCGTACCTGTTCGCGCTGCTGCCTCTTGTCCGCCTGAAACTTTGCGAGCAGCTGCGTGTCTACTACAACTGAGACCTTGTGAAATTAGAACTCACGAGACGAGGCTTTGCAGAGAAGACTGTTTAGAGTTAATGACCAGTTGCGTGGACTGGTCCGCCATCACGGGGGCCTATACAGCTCCCACCCTGTGCGCGAAGCTCTCCCCCGCTTCATCAGATGATCCCTGCGTATCCTTAAGACCCTTCCTGGAAGACCCACAGGATAACGAGTCGGTTGTGCGTCTCGAGGAGGATATCGTGACACCCTGCAAGAGCAATCCCTGCGCTCAAGGCGAGATTTGCGAAGTTCTTCATTATGGACGCCAATTGTACCGTTGCGTACCAGGTTGTCTTCTAGGAGAAATGTCGAAGCAGATGATACCGACAGGGTCCTGGGTGCAGATTCCACGATACGATCAGCAAGGCTGTCTTAAGATTTGCCAGTGTACACTGCATGGGCTGGAGAAGTGCAGGACGCTTAACTGCTTCAAGTTCAACTCCTGTTGGGTGCACAATCGCTTCATCGCTCATAAAGCTAGCTTCTACCTAGAATGCAACCCCTGTCATTGTTTTGAAGGAGAATTTACGTGTTCCAAGAGAAGTTGCGGTGAAGTACGGGTTCCTTCATTGCCCTGCGACTGTCCACCCCATTACGTACCGGTCTGCGGAAGACTAGGCtttactttcgcttccggatgcTTGGCCAAGTGCGCCGAGTTATCTACGAACGAAGTAGAATTCGGTAGTTGCTCCTCTCGAGACCCTTGTACGCCGAATCCTTGCGACAGTACAGAAAAGTGTATCCGAAGGACCAGGATCTGCTTGTCTAAGCTTCACAAGCCCTGTCGCCAGTATGAATGTGTTCCTATTGACTGTGATCCTCGGGACGAATCTAGCGGGCCAGTTTGCGATAAAGAAAATCGTCAGCATCGTTCTGTGTGCAATATGATTCGTGCTGGAGCTACACTGGGATATAGAGGACGTTGTTTAGAAGGATGCAGCTTGCGGGGTCCCGTGTGCGGCGTGAACGGTGAGGTATATGCAAACGAATGTGCTGCTTGGGCAGAGAGAACGGTGGTAGATTACTTTGGTCCCTGCGTTACCGTCGGATTAATCGGCGATGAAGCCAAGCCTCGTTGTAGTGATTTTGTTCAATGTCCTCGGTTGATCGCACCATATTGCGTTGGAGTCACTCCACCTGGTGCCTGTTGTCCAGTATGCGGTGGTGCAGCGAAACTCTTCTACTCCAAAAAACaggtatacaatattttttcctaATTAAAAGCTATttcgtacatacatatgtaccttTCAATTTTACACATGTTTTACTTTGTTTTATAGTTGGACAGGATATACTATATGATGGATGAGGAGGCAGACAAGGATTCCGTCACGTTAGAAGCTCTGTTAAACGCCCTAGCAAGACAGATTCAAGTAGCACACTGTGTACTGCGAGGAATGATGACACCAGACCGTGATATATTCATTATCGTTCAATCTTCTTCAAAGAGGCCTTCGATTTTGCAGCTGAGAGCCTGTGTGGCGGAAACTGAGAAATTAGTTACCAGAATTGTAGAGAGAAGCCCTAGAGTCGTAGCCGAAGTGCCTTTAGGCGCACTCACGAGAGCAGAAATAGCTCATAGTTATGTATCCAGTGCCATCGCGATCAGAGAATGTCTCGTGTGCATCTTCCTTGGAATTTTCGTCCATACTCTTCTTTCGCGAGAACTATAATGGAGGGAAAGGTGAATTAGAGGTACTGCTAGTTGCGGTAAAAGCGTGGCTCAAATTGATAATGCTACTATAACGAAAGAGAAGCAATCTCCTTGATCTATGCATTTGCAAAGGTGCTGAGCATT contains:
- the Reck gene encoding reversion-inducing-cysteine-rich protein with kazal motifs, encoding MMLVGLLTATFALVVANPFLDAAQEMSCCALAAGSCRSVCSKISLVSLGAEAEARENATRRLLEFCSPELMDFWGCVNSTLNDVKRHGNWTGRGCCHLALNPICRSTCAISGSRKHLNESCRPSDEPEFFSCLERREEAEHCCSNVSNDTCKSICRELFYKPGRVSTLKLYSSKGCFHQIPKCLKSVAEVKHAENPKQHLHCCNQATSPACLDTCKKILHTATTDQEIMDALTEKCKPVMFQSPFWSCLLKSGSSKPARLPLDAGKLSCCTKASKPSCQDLCWRAFQADWESAWLRLDAECLSSSLEGELRRCLEDADEPCEMGCSGLSYCARFNDRSTTLFRTCSAAADEAAKWEADHWSRGGIVRGLGVPVRAAASCPPETLRAAACLLQLRPCEIRTHETRLCREDCLELMTSCVDWSAITGAYTAPTLCAKLSPASSDDPCVSLRPFLEDPQDNESVVRLEEDIVTPCKSNPCAQGEICEVLHYGRQLYRCVPGCLLGEMSKQMIPTGSWVQIPRYDQQGCLKICQCTLHGLEKCRTLNCFKFNSCWVHNRFIAHKASFYLECNPCHCFEGEFTCSKRSCGEVRVPSLPCDCPPHYVPVCGRLGFTFASGCLAKCAELSTNEVEFGSCSSRDPCTPNPCDSTEKCIRRTRICLSKLHKPCRQYECVPIDCDPRDESSGPVCDKENRQHRSVCNMIRAGATLGYRGRCLEGCSLRGPVCGVNGEVYANECAAWAERTVVDYFGPCVTVGLIGDEAKPRCSDFVQCPRLIAPYCVGVTPPGACCPVCGGAAKLFYSKKQLDRIYYMMDEEADKDSVTLEALLNALARQIQVAHCVLRGMMTPDRDIFIIVQSSSKRPSILQLRACVAETEKLVTRIVERSPRVVAEVPLGALTRAEIAHSYVSSAIAIRECLVCIFLGIFVHTLLSREL